The Fulvivirga ligni genome window below encodes:
- a CDS encoding AbfB domain-containing protein, translating into MKQLKHFTLITLLLLSMFSVGIAQQKDDPKGLGKTASFTQVLKQKIATKQGINQRSEAASITVSTPDAGEVTLNIKYNALKGTDLTLVGEANGKAENSFFIKSEGSALKGNIILKDQNKAYEYYSDAEGNAYIKEKRMDKVMCVEYAALSPMKIKEAAKSAAPTEVAEAPNNLQSLPGAEAVVLLDFDGYQLPSGTGWLNGNSWYAPASGMSDSQITEAWELISEDYRPYNVNITTSQSVFDSYPMGRRVRCVFTPANDPAPGAGGVAYVGAFGYNDWPCWVFMMDGKVGGEAASHEIGHTVGLGHDGRTNPNEGYFLGHGDWAPIMGAGYYKPISQWSRGEYAYANNQEDDLSIMQQYIQRRGDDHGNNFAGSTFMDKDGAGNVATQYGVISTTGDVDMFRFTCGTGNVSLDINTVGRHGDLDVLVNLYEGSTGNLIGVFNGGGLNTHLDAYLDAGTYYLGVDGTGAGDPATNGYTDYASLGSFWITGVIPAGGGGGGGDYLSWEAHNQPGKIIRHAGNRGRIDSNVSPAADGNWKMVPGLAGAGVSFESTNFPGRFLRHRGGEIWLDNNDGSQLFKEDATFFARAGLADGNKYSFESYNFPGRFIRHRNSQLFNESITNDLGRSDATFAKLGNGNLPGGSSSFTIEAENFTSMSGVQTEGCSEGGSNVGWIDNGDWMSYANINFASTGRYLIEYRVATPNAGGVLSADLDAGANVLGTINIPNTGGWQSWTTVSHTVNVNAGTYPFGIYAQAGGWNINWIKVSYQGAAAAQAQSTPALAEAALLTQDDFNLYPNPASQSIKIGFANGTAEIKVMNALGHEVIAASSVEPNSEINISNLKRGIYFIQIKKDDVSKVKRFIKE; encoded by the coding sequence ATGAAACAACTTAAACATTTTACTTTAATCACTTTGCTGCTGCTATCCATGTTCAGTGTGGGTATAGCACAGCAAAAGGATGACCCTAAAGGTCTTGGCAAGACCGCTTCATTCACGCAAGTGTTGAAGCAAAAGATCGCCACCAAACAGGGCATTAATCAGCGCTCTGAAGCTGCCTCAATTACAGTATCAACACCTGATGCCGGTGAGGTAACGCTTAATATTAAGTACAATGCTTTGAAAGGAACTGACCTCACATTAGTGGGTGAAGCCAATGGAAAAGCTGAAAATAGCTTCTTTATTAAATCCGAAGGTTCTGCTTTAAAAGGGAATATTATTCTGAAAGATCAAAACAAGGCCTATGAATATTATTCTGATGCTGAGGGCAATGCCTACATAAAAGAGAAGCGTATGGATAAGGTAATGTGCGTAGAATACGCTGCCCTATCTCCTATGAAAATCAAAGAAGCTGCAAAATCAGCAGCTCCAACCGAAGTAGCTGAAGCACCTAACAACCTGCAAAGTTTACCTGGTGCAGAAGCCGTAGTATTGTTGGATTTTGATGGTTATCAGCTTCCTTCCGGTACAGGCTGGTTAAATGGTAACTCCTGGTATGCTCCCGCTTCAGGTATGTCTGACTCACAAATCACAGAGGCTTGGGAACTGATCAGTGAAGATTATCGCCCTTATAATGTAAACATCACTACAAGTCAGTCGGTATTTGACTCTTACCCTATGGGCAGAAGAGTGAGATGTGTATTCACTCCGGCTAATGATCCTGCTCCTGGAGCGGGTGGTGTGGCCTATGTGGGTGCTTTTGGTTATAATGACTGGCCTTGCTGGGTGTTCATGATGGATGGAAAAGTAGGTGGTGAGGCTGCCTCTCATGAAATAGGCCACACAGTTGGTTTAGGCCATGATGGTAGAACCAATCCTAATGAAGGCTACTTTTTAGGCCATGGAGATTGGGCACCAATTATGGGTGCTGGTTATTATAAGCCTATCTCTCAATGGAGCAGAGGTGAGTACGCTTACGCCAACAATCAGGAAGATGATCTTTCAATCATGCAGCAGTATATCCAAAGAAGAGGAGATGACCATGGTAATAACTTTGCCGGCTCTACTTTCATGGATAAAGATGGCGCAGGTAATGTAGCCACTCAATATGGTGTAATAAGCACTACGGGTGATGTAGATATGTTCAGATTCACCTGTGGTACAGGAAACGTATCTCTGGATATCAACACAGTTGGCAGACATGGTGACTTAGATGTATTAGTTAACCTTTATGAAGGCTCAACAGGCAACCTGATAGGGGTCTTTAATGGTGGTGGTTTGAACACTCACCTAGATGCCTACCTTGATGCAGGCACTTATTATTTAGGAGTAGATGGAACCGGAGCTGGTGACCCTGCAACTAATGGCTACACTGATTACGCATCATTAGGCAGCTTCTGGATTACAGGCGTTATCCCTGCTGGCGGTGGCGGCGGAGGTGGTGACTACCTTTCATGGGAAGCTCACAACCAGCCAGGTAAAATCATAAGACATGCAGGAAACAGAGGCAGAATAGATAGCAATGTATCTCCAGCAGCTGATGGCAACTGGAAAATGGTACCAGGACTTGCCGGTGCAGGTGTATCTTTCGAATCAACAAACTTTCCAGGCAGGTTCCTAAGACATAGAGGTGGTGAAATATGGTTAGATAATAATGATGGTTCACAATTATTTAAGGAAGATGCTACCTTCTTTGCCAGAGCAGGATTAGCGGATGGCAACAAATATTCGTTTGAGTCATACAACTTCCCAGGTAGATTTATCAGACATAGAAACTCACAATTATTTAACGAGTCAATCACCAATGATTTAGGAAGAAGTGACGCTACTTTTGCTAAACTCGGCAATGGCAATCTTCCAGGAGGAAGTTCTTCATTTACTATCGAAGCTGAAAACTTCACCTCCATGTCAGGTGTACAAACTGAAGGTTGTTCCGAAGGAGGCAGCAATGTAGGCTGGATAGATAATGGTGACTGGATGTCTTATGCCAACATCAATTTTGCATCAACTGGCAGATATTTGATTGAATACAGAGTGGCCACTCCAAATGCCGGAGGAGTACTTTCTGCTGACTTAGATGCTGGTGCTAATGTCTTAGGTACCATAAACATCCCTAACACAGGCGGCTGGCAGTCATGGACTACTGTTTCTCATACTGTGAATGTGAATGCTGGTACTTACCCGTTTGGAATTTATGCTCAAGCAGGTGGCTGGAATATTAACTGGATCAAAGTAAGCTATCAAGGAGCAGCGGCCGCACAGGCTCAAAGCACTCCTGCCCTTGCTGAAGCTGCTTTATTAACTCAGGATGACTTCAACCTCTACCCTAACCCAGCCTCTCAAAGTATAAAAATTGGTTTCGCTAATGGTACAGCCGAAATAAAGGTGATGAATGCACTAGGTCATGAAGTGATTGCTGCTTCATCAGTGGAGCCTAACAGTGAGATCAATATATCTAATCTGAAAAGAGGTATCTACTTCATTCAGATTAAAAAGGATGACGTTTCAAAGGTAAAACGATTTATCAAGGAGTAA